A part of Herbiconiux aconitum genomic DNA contains:
- a CDS encoding sensor histidine kinase, with the protein MMHSPIIRAWAPDVAIGFVILLLGFWEAYANAYSGYGGGSVTLLVAVGTALAVALVRHAGWWSFGILWALLVVQAATMTDLMLVELAVVGVAFGLARWGTRPLLWASGLSIPVATFFALGYVGILANGLWGTRVVRNLIVPLVDSGISWPLVVLPMIAGVLALPWFAGLAARNWGAARASQRSQSEAEAEALSAQLERARMTEIATLREGQARLARDVHDVVGHSLTVILAQAESAQFLDSAEPAALKHTMANIAATARASLQEVRAVLASPDGDPEHRTDLDTLIDTTRASGNEIIVTDLGSPQPLPPELATVAFRVLQEMLTNALKHGRRDGAIAVTRQWNDRLQLTVTNHAEPASPHDDESDGDAANASGSGIAGMARRLESVGGSLEVHDSLESSPVFSVTASLPVRAGRPLEVALP; encoded by the coding sequence ATGATGCACTCGCCGATCATCCGCGCCTGGGCGCCTGATGTCGCCATCGGGTTCGTCATCCTCCTGCTGGGCTTCTGGGAGGCCTACGCCAACGCCTACTCGGGGTACGGCGGCGGGTCGGTGACCCTGCTCGTCGCGGTCGGCACCGCCCTGGCCGTGGCGCTGGTGCGCCATGCCGGATGGTGGTCGTTCGGCATCCTCTGGGCCCTCCTCGTCGTGCAGGCGGCGACCATGACCGACCTCATGCTGGTCGAGCTCGCCGTGGTGGGCGTGGCCTTCGGGCTCGCGCGCTGGGGCACGCGGCCGTTGCTCTGGGCCAGCGGGCTCTCCATCCCGGTCGCCACGTTCTTCGCCCTCGGTTACGTCGGCATTCTCGCGAACGGGCTCTGGGGCACTCGCGTCGTGCGCAACCTCATCGTTCCGCTCGTCGACAGCGGTATCTCCTGGCCGCTGGTTGTCTTGCCGATGATCGCCGGTGTGCTCGCGCTGCCGTGGTTCGCCGGGCTCGCCGCGCGCAACTGGGGAGCGGCCCGGGCGTCGCAGCGCTCGCAGTCGGAGGCGGAGGCGGAGGCGCTGAGCGCTCAACTCGAGCGGGCGCGGATGACCGAGATCGCGACGCTCCGCGAGGGTCAGGCCCGGCTCGCGCGCGACGTGCACGACGTGGTCGGGCACTCGCTGACGGTCATCCTGGCTCAGGCAGAATCGGCCCAGTTCCTCGACAGCGCGGAGCCGGCGGCGCTCAAACACACCATGGCGAACATCGCCGCCACCGCCCGGGCCTCGCTGCAGGAGGTGCGAGCGGTGCTCGCGTCACCCGACGGCGATCCGGAGCACCGCACCGACCTCGACACACTGATCGATACGACGCGCGCGAGCGGCAACGAGATCATCGTCACCGATCTCGGCTCACCGCAGCCCCTGCCACCGGAGCTCGCGACCGTCGCGTTCCGGGTGCTGCAGGAGATGCTCACCAACGCTTTGAAGCACGGCCGGCGCGACGGCGCGATCGCGGTCACCCGCCAGTGGAACGACCGGTTACAGCTCACCGTCACGAACCACGCCGAGCCCGCCTCGCCCCACGACGACGAGTCCGACGGCGATGCGGCGAACGCGAGCGGCAGCGGTATCGCCGGGATGGCGCGGCGACTCGAATCGGTGGGCGGCTCCCTCGAGGTGCATGACTCCCTCGAAAGCTCCCCCGTCTTCAGCGTCACCGCCTCGTTGCCCGTGCGCGCCGGCCGGCCGCTCGAGGTGGCGCTCCCGTGA
- the gltX gene encoding glutamate--tRNA ligase: protein MSATSPHPFSTATGADVRVRFCPSPTGTPHVGLVRTALFNWAYARHTGGKLIFRIEDTDASRDSEESYEQIIDALTWLGLNWDEGVNVGGPHAPYRQSERYDIYRAVIAQLLESGHVYESFSNAEEIDARNEAAGRAKQLGYDNFDRDLTDEQKAAFRAEGREPALRLRVPDADLSFDDLVRGDITFPAGSFTDFVIVRPNGHPLYTLVNPLDDALMGVTHVLRGEDLLSSTPRQIALYHALIEIGITTFVPRFGHLPYVMGDGNKKLSKRDPESNLFHHRDRGFIPEGLVNYLALLGWSLAPDRDVFSLDEMVAAFDVVDVLPNPARFDLKKAESIDGDHIRLLAADDFAGRLVPYLEAAGVVTAPLTELQRGILAQAAPLVQTRMALLGEAPELLGSFFVTAAALDYAPDALASLPENAGVVLAAAIGALEEVPLSEWNHDAIQSALADALIEGLGLKPRVAYGPLRVAVSGRRISPPLFESMEILGKEETVARLDKLVNAL, encoded by the coding sequence ATGAGCGCAACTTCCCCGCATCCGTTCTCCACCGCCACCGGAGCCGACGTCCGCGTCCGGTTCTGCCCGAGCCCCACCGGCACGCCGCACGTCGGTCTCGTGCGCACCGCCCTGTTCAACTGGGCCTACGCCCGGCACACCGGGGGCAAACTGATCTTCCGCATCGAAGACACGGATGCGAGTCGCGACTCCGAAGAGAGCTACGAGCAGATCATCGACGCACTCACCTGGCTCGGCCTGAATTGGGACGAGGGGGTGAACGTCGGCGGCCCGCATGCGCCCTACCGGCAGTCGGAGCGTTACGACATCTATCGCGCCGTGATCGCGCAGTTACTGGAGTCGGGGCACGTCTACGAGAGCTTCTCGAACGCCGAGGAGATCGACGCCCGCAACGAAGCGGCGGGCCGCGCGAAGCAGCTCGGTTATGACAACTTCGACCGCGATCTCACCGACGAGCAGAAGGCGGCGTTCCGCGCCGAGGGCCGCGAACCTGCCCTGCGGCTTCGCGTGCCCGACGCCGATCTGTCGTTCGACGACCTGGTGCGGGGCGACATCACCTTCCCGGCCGGTTCGTTCACCGACTTCGTGATCGTGCGCCCGAACGGGCATCCGCTCTACACCCTCGTCAACCCGCTCGACGACGCGCTGATGGGCGTCACCCACGTGCTGCGCGGCGAAGACCTGCTCTCGTCGACCCCGCGGCAGATCGCGCTCTACCACGCGCTCATCGAGATCGGCATCACCACCTTCGTGCCGCGCTTCGGCCACCTGCCCTACGTGATGGGCGACGGCAACAAGAAGCTCTCGAAGCGCGACCCCGAGTCGAACCTGTTCCACCACCGCGACCGCGGCTTCATTCCCGAGGGCCTCGTGAACTACCTGGCGCTGCTCGGCTGGTCGCTCGCGCCCGACCGCGACGTGTTCTCGCTCGACGAGATGGTGGCCGCCTTCGATGTGGTCGACGTGCTGCCCAACCCGGCCCGCTTCGACCTGAAGAAGGCCGAATCGATCGACGGCGACCACATCCGTCTGCTCGCGGCCGACGACTTCGCGGGCCGGCTGGTGCCCTACCTCGAGGCCGCCGGCGTCGTGACGGCGCCGCTCACCGAGCTGCAGCGCGGCATCCTGGCGCAGGCCGCCCCGCTGGTGCAGACCCGAATGGCGCTGCTCGGCGAGGCGCCCGAGCTGCTCGGCTCCTTCTTCGTGACCGCGGCCGCTCTCGACTACGCTCCGGATGCGCTCGCGAGCCTTCCTGAGAACGCGGGCGTCGTGCTCGCGGCCGCGATCGGCGCCCTCGAGGAGGTGCCACTCTCGGAGTGGAACCACGACGCGATCCAGTCCGCACTGGCCGACGCCCTCATCGAGGGTCTGGGGCTGAAGCCGCGGGTGGCTTACGGACCCTTGCGGGTCGCCGTCTCGGGGCGGCGCATCTCGCCGCCGCTGTTCGAATCGATGGAGATCCTCGGCAAAGAGGAGACCGTCGCGCGCCTCGACAAGTTGGTCAACGCGCTCTGA
- the alr gene encoding alanine racemase, whose protein sequence is MMSLPSSATAASGPLLTIDLDAVAANTRFFAARSAGELMAVVKADGYGHGAVPVARTALANGATRLGVASIDEALALRRAGIATPITCWLTHPGDDYRSAVDSGVDLAVPSVEHLRSIVATTGVARVHLHLDTGMARDGAEPTRWIELCREAKEAELAGRIRVVGLMGHLADGDDPGAPTNRLGRALFEWGLDVARLSGLDPHILHLTATSATLTQPSGHFTACRVGAGLVGIDLSRTARLEPAMTLTAPLLLVRKVSVGTPVGYGHDWVAPRSTRLGLIGLGYADGLPRSATGRAEVQVRGRRHPVVGRMSMDQAVIDLGDSGADVGESVTVFGPGGAGEPTVADWADWAGTIEHEIVTGVGDRVRRRTVGGSRRGTGGELAEATGATDAMEARPSSRLPTSPASRSARESVA, encoded by the coding sequence ATGATGTCACTTCCCTCGTCGGCGACCGCTGCATCCGGGCCGCTGCTCACCATCGACCTCGATGCGGTCGCCGCAAATACCCGGTTCTTCGCTGCGCGCTCGGCGGGCGAACTCATGGCCGTGGTCAAAGCCGACGGCTACGGCCACGGTGCGGTCCCGGTCGCCCGCACGGCCCTGGCGAACGGGGCCACCCGGCTCGGGGTCGCGTCGATCGACGAGGCGCTCGCGTTGCGACGCGCGGGCATCGCCACCCCGATCACCTGCTGGCTCACCCATCCGGGCGACGACTACCGAAGCGCCGTCGACTCCGGTGTCGACCTCGCGGTACCGAGTGTCGAGCACCTGCGCTCGATCGTCGCCACGACGGGCGTCGCCCGCGTGCACCTGCACCTCGACACCGGCATGGCCCGTGACGGCGCCGAACCCACCCGCTGGATCGAACTCTGCCGCGAAGCGAAGGAAGCCGAGCTCGCCGGGCGCATCCGGGTCGTCGGTCTGATGGGTCATCTCGCCGACGGCGACGACCCTGGCGCCCCGACCAACCGGCTGGGCCGTGCCCTCTTCGAGTGGGGCCTCGATGTCGCCCGTCTCTCGGGCCTCGACCCGCACATCCTGCACCTCACCGCGACCTCGGCCACGCTCACGCAGCCGAGCGGCCACTTCACGGCCTGCCGCGTGGGAGCCGGGCTCGTGGGCATCGACCTCTCCCGCACCGCACGGCTCGAGCCGGCGATGACCCTCACGGCACCGCTCCTGCTCGTGCGCAAGGTCTCCGTCGGCACGCCGGTCGGCTACGGACACGACTGGGTGGCGCCACGCTCCACCCGCCTCGGGCTCATCGGTCTCGGTTATGCCGACGGTCTGCCGCGCAGCGCCACCGGGCGCGCGGAGGTTCAGGTGCGCGGTCGCCGGCATCCGGTGGTCGGCCGGATGTCGATGGACCAGGCCGTCATCGACCTCGGCGATTCGGGTGCCGACGTCGGCGAATCGGTCACCGTCTTCGGCCCCGGCGGCGCGGGCGAACCGACCGTCGCCGACTGGGCGGACTGGGCCGGCACGATCGAACACGAGATCGTGACGGGCGTCGGCGATCGGGTGCGGCGGCGCACGGTCGGCGGATCGCGCCGAGGCACGGGTGGCGAGCTGGCAGAGGCGACGGGGGCGACGGACGCGATGGAGGCGCGGCCGTCGTCGAGGCTGCCGACGTCACCCGCGAGCCGTTCGGCCCGGGAGTCGGTCGCATGA
- a CDS encoding DUF1206 domain-containing protein, whose translation MTTTPKRAVRDVSQSRVFQMLARSGYAVNGLLHVLIGGIAIGIALRGGQGGEADQSGALQGLSDTPGGLVVLWISVVGLFALGLWEVAQVILATDPDAKKKWGKRAKEAGKAVVYLVLGSTALVFALGGSSDSSENSKSASATALATPGGVFLLVAVGLAVVGFGIGFISIGIRRTFRKLITTPAGAAGRAVTVLGVVGYIAQGVALAVVGVLFVVAAVTYDAEKAAGLDGALKSLTDLPFGIVVLVAVGVGLIFYGVFLGARARLARL comes from the coding sequence ATGACCACGACCCCCAAACGCGCCGTGCGTGACGTCAGCCAGAGCCGTGTCTTCCAGATGCTCGCCCGCTCGGGCTATGCCGTGAACGGCCTGCTCCACGTGTTGATCGGCGGCATCGCCATCGGCATCGCCCTGCGCGGCGGGCAGGGCGGGGAGGCCGATCAGAGTGGTGCGCTGCAGGGGCTCTCCGACACTCCGGGCGGCCTGGTGGTGCTGTGGATCTCGGTGGTCGGACTGTTCGCACTCGGACTGTGGGAGGTGGCGCAGGTCATTCTCGCCACCGACCCGGATGCGAAGAAGAAGTGGGGCAAACGCGCCAAGGAGGCCGGCAAGGCCGTGGTGTACCTCGTGCTCGGAAGCACGGCGCTGGTGTTCGCGCTGGGCGGTTCGAGCGACTCGTCCGAGAACAGCAAGTCGGCGAGCGCCACGGCACTCGCGACCCCCGGCGGGGTGTTCCTGCTGGTGGCGGTCGGGCTCGCCGTGGTGGGGTTCGGCATCGGGTTCATCTCGATCGGAATCCGCCGCACCTTCCGCAAACTCATCACAACCCCCGCCGGTGCCGCCGGGCGGGCGGTCACCGTGCTCGGAGTCGTCGGTTACATCGCTCAGGGGGTGGCACTCGCTGTCGTCGGCGTGCTTTTCGTGGTGGCGGCGGTGACCTACGACGCCGAGAAGGCCGCCGGTCTCGACGGCGCCCTGAAGTCGCTCACCGACCTCCCCTTCGGCATCGTGGTGCTCGTAGCGGTCGGAGTCGGTCTCATCTTCTACGGTGTGTTCCTCGGCGCCCGAGCCCGTCTGGCGCGTCTCTGA
- a CDS encoding M15 family metallopeptidase: MHLRPLLTALAAASVLLALSGCAVIGGVAAAHGAGRPDSRTDSAPISTSTDLGQADGYIPVGDRVALTDDVPAVTNLDPDLRDALANAAQAAAADDVEFTLVDGWRSARYQQYLFDQAVTEYGSAEEASRWVKEPDQSKHVLGEAVDIATADAMDWLNRFGGEFGLCQIYANEAWHFELGADASGTCPPPLTDSSAG, encoded by the coding sequence GTGCACCTCCGCCCCCTCCTCACCGCCCTCGCCGCGGCATCCGTTCTCCTCGCGCTCTCCGGCTGCGCCGTCATCGGAGGTGTCGCCGCCGCTCATGGCGCCGGGCGCCCCGACAGCCGGACCGACAGTGCTCCGATCAGCACCTCCACCGACCTCGGGCAGGCCGACGGGTATATCCCGGTCGGAGACCGGGTGGCCTTGACCGACGATGTGCCGGCGGTCACGAACCTCGACCCGGACCTCCGCGACGCGCTCGCGAACGCCGCCCAGGCCGCCGCCGCTGACGACGTGGAGTTCACCCTGGTCGACGGCTGGCGGAGTGCCCGCTACCAGCAGTACCTCTTCGACCAGGCCGTCACCGAGTACGGCAGCGCCGAAGAGGCGTCCCGCTGGGTCAAAGAGCCCGACCAGTCAAAGCATGTGCTCGGCGAAGCGGTCGACATCGCCACCGCCGACGCCATGGACTGGCTCAACCGCTTCGGCGGGGAGTTCGGCCTGTGCCAGATCTACGCGAACGAGGCCTGGCACTTTGAGCTCGGAGCCGACGCCTCCGGCACCTGCCCGCCGCCCCTCACCGACAGTTCGGCCGGCTGA
- a CDS encoding DUF1801 domain-containing protein, which yields MTEQSDTSAPADPGVDALVAGLVSPREADIQRLRSIIRATDARITESVKWNSPSYALARTDGTAIDFATLNLRPGNTVRVVLHTGAKPDPAHPELVIDDPDGLLKWLGRNRAIVAFADTGALDARAEGFGAALRQWISQL from the coding sequence TTGACTGAGCAGAGCGATACCTCGGCGCCCGCCGACCCCGGGGTCGACGCGCTCGTCGCCGGGCTCGTGAGCCCACGCGAAGCCGACATCCAGCGCCTCCGCAGCATCATCCGGGCGACGGATGCGCGCATCACCGAGTCGGTGAAGTGGAACTCCCCGAGTTACGCGCTCGCACGGACCGACGGCACCGCCATCGACTTCGCCACCCTGAACCTGCGCCCCGGCAACACGGTGCGCGTGGTGCTGCACACCGGCGCGAAACCCGACCCGGCGCATCCGGAGCTCGTGATCGACGACCCGGACGGACTCCTGAAATGGCTCGGCCGCAACCGCGCCATCGTCGCCTTCGCCGACACGGGCGCGCTCGACGCCCGAGCCGAAGGCTTCGGTGCCGCACTACGCCAGTGGATCTCCCAGCTCTGA
- a CDS encoding type II toxin-antitoxin system VapC family toxin, protein MRAVDTNVLVHAFLVDSPLHEKAATAVRELAESPAAWAIPWPCIHEFYAVVTNPKIFPGAALSQAARRQIDIWRSSPSLQLLGETSSHWATLERLLDVAAVVGPRVHDARIAAICVDHGVSDILTQDRDFARFEGVAVVNLE, encoded by the coding sequence GTGCGCGCTGTCGACACGAACGTGCTCGTGCACGCGTTCCTCGTCGATTCCCCGTTGCACGAGAAGGCGGCGACCGCGGTTCGCGAGCTCGCCGAGAGCCCAGCTGCCTGGGCGATTCCTTGGCCCTGCATCCACGAGTTCTACGCGGTCGTGACGAATCCGAAGATTTTTCCCGGAGCTGCGCTCTCCCAAGCGGCACGGCGGCAGATCGACATCTGGCGGTCGTCTCCATCGCTCCAGCTGTTGGGGGAGACGAGTTCGCATTGGGCGACGCTCGAACGCCTCCTCGACGTCGCCGCGGTCGTCGGGCCGCGGGTTCACGACGCCCGGATCGCCGCGATCTGCGTCGATCACGGGGTGAGCGACATCCTCACCCAAGACCGCGACTTCGCCCGCTTCGAGGGCGTGGCGGTGGTCAACCTGGAGTAG
- a CDS encoding response regulator: MSASPDSTPIRVLLVDDQDLFREGMRVIIDAQAGLEVVGTASDGAEAVELVDALAPDVVLMDIRMPELDGVEATRQIFLPDRVQRRPHPVRVLVLTTFDLDDRAATAIRHGASGFILKDTTPAMLIDAIRTVHAGNAVLAPQNLAALLSGRFPERAPAPQAFGTLTEKERDVFDAVARGASNAEVAKSLFTSESTVKTHVGSILRKLSLRDRVQIVVFAYEYDLV; the protein is encoded by the coding sequence GTGAGCGCCTCGCCCGATTCGACGCCCATCCGCGTGCTGCTCGTCGACGACCAGGATCTCTTCCGCGAGGGCATGCGCGTGATCATCGACGCCCAGGCCGGGCTCGAGGTCGTGGGCACGGCCAGCGACGGCGCCGAAGCGGTCGAGCTGGTCGACGCGCTCGCCCCCGATGTCGTGCTGATGGACATCCGGATGCCGGAACTCGACGGCGTCGAAGCGACCCGCCAGATCTTCCTCCCCGACCGCGTGCAGCGGCGGCCCCATCCGGTTCGCGTGCTGGTGCTGACGACGTTCGACCTCGACGACCGGGCGGCCACCGCCATCCGGCATGGCGCGAGCGGCTTCATCCTGAAGGACACGACTCCGGCGATGCTGATCGACGCGATCCGCACGGTGCACGCCGGCAACGCCGTGCTCGCCCCGCAGAACCTCGCAGCCCTGCTGAGCGGGCGGTTCCCGGAGCGCGCCCCGGCCCCGCAAGCGTTCGGAACGCTGACCGAGAAGGAGCGCGACGTCTTCGATGCCGTGGCACGGGGCGCCTCGAACGCCGAGGTCGCCAAGTCGCTGTTCACGAGCGAATCGACCGTGAAGACGCACGTCGGGTCGATTCTCCGCAAGCTCTCGCTGCGCGACCGGGTGCAGATCGTCGTGTTCGCCTACGAGTACGACTTGGTCTGA
- a CDS encoding D-alanine--D-alanine ligase, translating to MSRLQVVVIGGGRNSEHEVSLVSAAAVVAGLDRSRHDVVPLTIDRSGRWEDATGAEIGLPQAIEVLRGCDVAIPMVHGRLGEDGALAALCDLIGVPYVGSGIGAGAIGMDKRVTKLLANDVGIPTASAVLLDRATAHAYRFREAVVVKPVSAGSSVGVSLVSSAAELPAAIEAALAVDDRLLIEERLVGREIDVAVLRRADGSIVVAPPLEIEAEGVFDHGTKYGGRAVFRVPAELSHEERWELERAAERMYDALDCSGVARIDFFLTADGPVLNEVNTTPGFTAQSQVPRMFQAAGISYSELLELLIEGALGTRRPLAPTVEEYSDDQRIMS from the coding sequence ATGAGCCGGCTGCAGGTCGTCGTGATCGGTGGCGGGCGCAATTCCGAGCACGAGGTCTCGTTGGTCTCGGCCGCGGCGGTCGTCGCCGGGCTCGATCGCTCGCGTCATGACGTCGTGCCGCTCACCATCGACCGTTCTGGTCGATGGGAGGATGCCACCGGTGCTGAGATCGGCCTGCCGCAGGCGATCGAGGTGTTGCGCGGCTGCGACGTCGCTATTCCGATGGTGCACGGGCGACTGGGAGAAGACGGCGCCCTCGCCGCCCTCTGCGATCTGATCGGCGTGCCCTATGTCGGTTCGGGCATCGGGGCGGGCGCGATCGGCATGGACAAGCGGGTCACGAAACTGCTCGCGAACGACGTCGGCATCCCGACCGCATCAGCCGTGCTGCTCGACCGCGCCACCGCACATGCCTACCGTTTCCGGGAGGCCGTCGTGGTGAAGCCCGTGTCGGCGGGGTCGAGCGTCGGGGTGTCACTCGTCTCCTCGGCAGCCGAGTTGCCCGCCGCGATCGAGGCCGCTCTCGCTGTGGACGACCGCCTCCTCATCGAGGAGCGACTCGTCGGCCGCGAGATCGATGTCGCCGTGCTGCGCCGGGCCGACGGCTCGATCGTGGTGGCGCCGCCACTGGAGATCGAGGCCGAGGGTGTGTTCGACCACGGAACCAAGTACGGCGGGCGAGCGGTGTTCCGGGTTCCGGCCGAGCTCAGCCACGAGGAGCGGTGGGAGCTCGAGCGGGCTGCGGAGCGGATGTACGACGCCCTCGACTGCTCCGGCGTCGCGCGGATCGACTTCTTTCTCACCGCCGACGGGCCGGTGCTCAACGAGGTCAACACCACACCCGGATTCACGGCGCAGTCGCAGGTGCCGCGGATGTTCCAGGCGGCCGGCATCTCCTACTCCGAGCTGCTCGAACTCCTCATCGAGGGCGCTCTCGGCACGCGCCGACCGCTGGCCCCGACGGTCGAAGAATACTCAGACGACCAAAGGATAATGTCATGA